In Plodia interpunctella isolate USDA-ARS_2022_Savannah chromosome 1, ilPloInte3.2, whole genome shotgun sequence, one DNA window encodes the following:
- the LOC128671207 gene encoding venom dipeptidyl peptidase 4-like, with protein MAGALQQLVLLLLLLSCSSESSTFNQLALKTFSLEELIPLQPEFYPDRLNVQWVSDTEYVHREPGRGILKNNALHHTVSTVISEEELYELRRYIPNAFSSDGKYLLLASNTQKVYRYSTLADYSIYNLEDKSVKKLSRGPLAAVEWSKKGALAYVKDNNVFFVGDPTRPDVVTALTTEGVPGEMYFGITDWIYEEEVFGAAEALWFSPDGTYLAVASFNDTNVESAVYPYYGNASDFYYQYPEMIEFKYPKAGRVNPVVGLRVYKVDDLTCAPRSIPAPVDVVGVDHILGRVNWATDHNLVVLWLNRRQSVSILVNCDLRVDECTLLKEHTEPNGWIDIQTAFYNSNGTKLVEIQHLYNGESRFPHVARFDFDTTTTEDLSPGNATVLELLGWNEPSDTVYYIAAPGNEPWARQLWATGPDGAVRCISCKEPSCQSVAAKFSPGASFGVVTCSATNNPAKSFFYQCVDDVFRLVKDNTKLYQKLRTYKLPLPLYNTIYLEKEQTNANIKLLLPPDIQQGKKYPMVLRVYSGPGTARVKNGFDLEYYHLYLSTNRSFIIAAIDVRGSGVLGTEAMHAVNDALGTVEITDTLSAIKTLLKMYPFIDPKRVGVWGWSYGGYATTMMLIKDTENLLACGAAIAPVTSWLYYDTIYTERYMDTPQANPVGYQQSDVLAMAEKLRNRKYLLVHGTGDDNVHYQHSLQLAKKLQHADIAFQQVSYTDENHSLLGVSRHFYHTLDKFWTECFYS; from the exons ATG GCGGGAGCATTGCAGCAATTGGTACTTCTGCTTCTGCTGCTCAGCTGCAGCTCCGAGTCGTCGACCTTCAATCAGCTGGCTCTGAAGACCTTCAGTTTGGAAGAACTAATTCCCTTACAGCCCGAGTTCTATCCTGACCGACTCAACGTGCAATGGGTTTCAG ATACAGAATACGTACACAGAGAGCCAGGAAGAgggattttgaaaaataacgcGCTTCACCATACAGTCTCTACTGTTATAAGTGAGGAAGAATTG TACGAACTACGTAGATACATACCAAATGCGTTCTCCAGCGACGGGAAGTATCTACTTTTGGCGTCGAATACCCAAaag GTGTACCGGTACTCCACTCTCGCTGACTACTCCATATACAACCTTGAAGACAA ATCTGTGAAAAAACTTAGCAGAGGTCCTTTAGCGGCAGTGGAATGGAGCAAGAAGGGAGCCCTGGCTTATGTCAAAGACAACAATGTGTTTTTCGTGGGCGACCCGACGCGGCCCGACGTGGTCACCGCGCTCACCACCGAGGGTGTGCCTGGAGAGATGTATTTCGGCATCACTGACTGGATATACGAAG AGGAAGTGTTCGGTGCAGCCGAAGCTTTGTGGTTTTCCCCCGACGGCACCTACCTAGCTGTGGCTTCTTTCAACGACACCAATGTCGAGTCAGCCGTGTACCCCTACTACGGGAACGCTTCCGACTTCTACTACCAGTACCCTGAGATGATCGAGTTCAAATACCCCAAG GCAGGTCGCGTCAACCCCGTCGTTGGTCTTCGAGTCTACAAGGTGGATGACCTCACGTGCGCACCCCGGAGCATCCCAGCACCAGTTGATGTCGTCGGAGTTGACCACATCCTGGGCCGAGTGAACTGGGCCACCGACCACAACCTGGTCGTGTTGTGGCTGAACAGGCGACAAAGCGTCAGCATCTTGGTCAACTGCGACTTGAGAGTGGACGAATGCACGCTATTAAAGGAGCACACTGAACCAAACGGTTGGATTGACATACAAACGGCATTTTACAATTCGAACGGGACGAAGTTGGTCGAGATTCAACATTTATACAATGGAGAATCGAGGTTTCCACATGTGGCTCGATTCGACTTCGATACGACTACTACAGAAGATTTGAGTCCTGGAAATGCGACGGTTTTGGAACTGCTGGGTTGGAACGAACCGTCCGACACTGTGTATTACATAGCGGCCCCCGGAAACGAACCCTGGGCCCGGCAGCTGTGGGCCACGGGGCCCGACGGGGCCGTGCGGTGCATTTCGTGTAAAGAGCCCTCATGTCAAAGTGTTGCCGCCAAGTTTTCGCCAGGAGCCAGTTTCGGTGTAGTCACTTGTAGCGCTACCAACAACCCTGCAAAATCATTCTTCTATCAATGCGTG GATGACGTATTTAGACTGGTAAAAGACAACACGAAGCTGTATCAAAAATTGAGGACATACAAACTTCCACTGCCTCTGTACAACACAATATATTTGGAGAAAGAACAAACCAACGCCAACATCAAACTCTTGTTGCCTCCAGACATTCAGCAGGGAAAGAAGTATCCAATGGTCTTGAGGGTGTATTCTGGACCTGGTACTGCGAGGGTGAAAAACGGATTTGATTTAG AGTACTACCACTTGTATTTGTCTACAAACCGGAGTTTCATAATAGCTGCGATAGATGTACGCGGTTCTGGTGTGCTGGGCACGGAGGCTATGCACGCGGTCAACGACGCGCTGGGCACTGTCGAAATTACTGACACGCTTTCAGCCATCAA GACCCTCCTGAAGATGTACCCGTTCATCGACCCCAAGCGCGTGGGTGTGTGGGGCTGGAGTTACGGCGGATATGCGACCACCATGATGCTGATCAAGGATACCGAGAACCTACTCGCGTGTGGCGCCGCCATCGCTCCTGTCACTTCTTGGCTTTACTACG acacTATATACACAGAGCGGTACATGGACACGCCTCAAGCCAACCCCGTGGGCTACCAACAATCAGACGTGCTGGCTATGGCGGAGAAGCTGAGGAACCGTAAATACCTGCTAGTCCATGGCACAGGAGACGATAATGTTCATTACCAGCACAGCCTGCAGCTGGCTAAGAAGTTGCAGCACGCCGATATTGCTTTCCAGCAAGTG AGCTACACCGATGAGAATCATTCCCTGCTTGGAGTCAGCAGACACTTCTACCATACCCTGGACAAATTCTGGACAGAAtgcttttattcataa
- the LOC128671212 gene encoding peroxisomal N(1)-acetyl-spermine/spermidine oxidase-like isoform X2, with product MKLISGVISVITRRWPRLLTRCYTTEKAPAVYDCSVDLEDRGLCAVAPMDPEKCFPEPRVVIVGAGMAGLSAAARLSQRGINNITVLEAYERPGGRIHSCWLGDIVAELGSTWKPDNCFTHPVYTLSATEDPPRPGVPGAEHARGLFNRIVTGNMPFPPTVTAYHKFRQIEEEAAQIYCLGGNKQQGSLINFMSLRIQQELHEYPTEQQHDAARIMFGLAHMLSARCGDDTAMLCADHCGCFMNMPGGEVRVPLGLVGILAPLLRQIPEGSIRYCKPVDCIYWGTSQKSGYRATVKANDGEEFPADYVIITVSLGVLRANSVKLFCPALPASKIDAMRCLGYGYCNKIYLEYCRPFWFWHKGNLDFKYCVNSLGRCDWTSGITAIQPVPNSKHVMCAWVVGQEALAMEGLCDRDIAEGITSLLRYSTGNACIPYPCTILRSHWTSDPFFCGAYSYDCNCSDGTAQRALACPLPGPGEPVPPILLFAGEATVPGHFATVSGARLSGVREAERILQLTLRFKGPPLPEGKKKKKKKKKKKKEDE from the exons atgaaattaataagtgGCGTAATCTCGGTTATTACTCGAAGATGGCCGAGATTACTAACACGATG TTACACGACCGAGAAAGCTCCAGCAGTGTACGACTGCTCGGTGGACTTGGAAGACCGTGGGTTGTGCGCGGTGGCGCCCATGGACCCGGAGAAATGTTTCCCCGAGCCCCGCGTGGTCATAGTCGGGGCGGGCATGGCGGGGCTCTCCGCGGCCGCCAGGCTGTCTCAACGCGGCATTAACAATATCACGGTGCTCGAGGCTTACGAAAG aCCTGGGGGAAGGATTCATTCATGCTGGCTCGGCGACATTGTAGCAGAGCTCGGTTCGACCTGGAAACCGGATAATTGTTTCACTCATCCTGTGTATACGCTGTCGGCCACCGAGGACCCACCTCGCCCCGGAGTGCCCGGCGCGGAACACGCGCGAGGGCTCTTCAACAGGATTGTCACGGGAAATATGCCTTTTCCACCTACCGTCACGGCGTACCATAAATTTCGTCAAATCGAAGAGGAAGCTGCACAAATATATTGCCTTGGTGGGAACAAGCAACAGGGATCATTGATTAATTTCATGAGTCTCAGAATTCAACAAGAATTACACGAATATCCAACGGAGCAGCAACACGATGCCGCCAGGATTATGTTCGGGCTCGCGCACATGCTCAGTGCTCGCTGTGGAGACGACACTGCCATGCTGTGTGCTGATCATTGCGGCTGTTTCATGAACATGCCCGGGGGCGAGGTGCGCGTCCCGCTCGGATTAGTCGGCATACTTGCTCCATTATTGCGCCAAATTCCTGAAGGTTCCATACGATACTGCAAGCCTGTAGACTGTATTTATTGGGGAACCAGTCAGAAGTCAGGTTACAGAGCTACAGTCAAAGCAAATGATGGAGAAGAATTTCCTGCAGACTACGTTATCATAACAGTTTCTCTTGGCGTCCTACGAGCTAACTCAGTCAAGTTATTCTGCCCGGCTCTGCCAGCTTCGAAAATAGACGCAATGCGATGTCTTGGATATggatattgcaataaaatatatctagaaTATTGCAGGCCCTTTTGGTTTTGGCATAAAGGGAATttggattttaaatattgtgtaaatagTTTAGGTCGTTGCGACTGGACGAGTGGAATCACAGCTATACAACCTGTTCCCAATAGCAAACATGTCATGTGTGCTTGGGTCGTCGGTCAGGAAGCCTTGGCGATGGAGGGTCTTTGTGACAGGGACATAGCTGAAGGTATAACTTCCTTGCTTCGGTATTCCACAGGGAATGCGTGTATACCGTATCCTTGTACAATATTGCGATCACATTGGACATCTGATCCATTTTTCTGTGGTGCTTACTCCTACGACTGTAATTGTTCTGATGGCACTGCACAACGTGCCTTGGCCTGTCCTTTGCCAGGTCCGGGCGAACCGGTACCACCCATCTTGTTGTTTGCTGGAGAAGCTACGGTTCCGGGACATTTTGCGACCGTGTCGGGGGCTCGACTTAGTGGTGTACGTGAAGCAGAGCGTATTCTCCAGTTGACATTGAGATTTAAAGGTCCGCCACTACCTGAAGgcaagaagaaaaagaaaaaaaagaaaaagaagaagaaagaagatgaatag
- the LOC128671212 gene encoding peroxisomal N(1)-acetyl-spermine/spermidine oxidase-like isoform X1, producing the protein MAEITNTMVSLNYSYLCIYFFKSVCSVYLRKYTFKLQDFLNTGQISVAISVYLSLSLCAAYLFINLTYKYNNNSFNINLLNYLIIVIVSYTTEKAPAVYDCSVDLEDRGLCAVAPMDPEKCFPEPRVVIVGAGMAGLSAAARLSQRGINNITVLEAYERPGGRIHSCWLGDIVAELGSTWKPDNCFTHPVYTLSATEDPPRPGVPGAEHARGLFNRIVTGNMPFPPTVTAYHKFRQIEEEAAQIYCLGGNKQQGSLINFMSLRIQQELHEYPTEQQHDAARIMFGLAHMLSARCGDDTAMLCADHCGCFMNMPGGEVRVPLGLVGILAPLLRQIPEGSIRYCKPVDCIYWGTSQKSGYRATVKANDGEEFPADYVIITVSLGVLRANSVKLFCPALPASKIDAMRCLGYGYCNKIYLEYCRPFWFWHKGNLDFKYCVNSLGRCDWTSGITAIQPVPNSKHVMCAWVVGQEALAMEGLCDRDIAEGITSLLRYSTGNACIPYPCTILRSHWTSDPFFCGAYSYDCNCSDGTAQRALACPLPGPGEPVPPILLFAGEATVPGHFATVSGARLSGVREAERILQLTLRFKGPPLPEGKKKKKKKKKKKKEDE; encoded by the exons ATGGCCGAGATTACTAACACGATGGTAAGTTTGAACTATAGTTAcctgtgtatatattttttcaaatcagtTTGTTCAGTATATTTGAGAAAGTATACTTTTAAGttacaagattttttaaatactggcCAGATTTCCGTAGCAATATCCGTTTATTTAAGCCTTAGTTTATGTGCCGCCTACCTGTTCATAAACCtgacttataaatataacaataattctTTCAACATCAACCTTCTAAATTACTTGATAATTGTGATTGTTAGTTACACGACCGAGAAAGCTCCAGCAGTGTACGACTGCTCGGTGGACTTGGAAGACCGTGGGTTGTGCGCGGTGGCGCCCATGGACCCGGAGAAATGTTTCCCCGAGCCCCGCGTGGTCATAGTCGGGGCGGGCATGGCGGGGCTCTCCGCGGCCGCCAGGCTGTCTCAACGCGGCATTAACAATATCACGGTGCTCGAGGCTTACGAAAG aCCTGGGGGAAGGATTCATTCATGCTGGCTCGGCGACATTGTAGCAGAGCTCGGTTCGACCTGGAAACCGGATAATTGTTTCACTCATCCTGTGTATACGCTGTCGGCCACCGAGGACCCACCTCGCCCCGGAGTGCCCGGCGCGGAACACGCGCGAGGGCTCTTCAACAGGATTGTCACGGGAAATATGCCTTTTCCACCTACCGTCACGGCGTACCATAAATTTCGTCAAATCGAAGAGGAAGCTGCACAAATATATTGCCTTGGTGGGAACAAGCAACAGGGATCATTGATTAATTTCATGAGTCTCAGAATTCAACAAGAATTACACGAATATCCAACGGAGCAGCAACACGATGCCGCCAGGATTATGTTCGGGCTCGCGCACATGCTCAGTGCTCGCTGTGGAGACGACACTGCCATGCTGTGTGCTGATCATTGCGGCTGTTTCATGAACATGCCCGGGGGCGAGGTGCGCGTCCCGCTCGGATTAGTCGGCATACTTGCTCCATTATTGCGCCAAATTCCTGAAGGTTCCATACGATACTGCAAGCCTGTAGACTGTATTTATTGGGGAACCAGTCAGAAGTCAGGTTACAGAGCTACAGTCAAAGCAAATGATGGAGAAGAATTTCCTGCAGACTACGTTATCATAACAGTTTCTCTTGGCGTCCTACGAGCTAACTCAGTCAAGTTATTCTGCCCGGCTCTGCCAGCTTCGAAAATAGACGCAATGCGATGTCTTGGATATggatattgcaataaaatatatctagaaTATTGCAGGCCCTTTTGGTTTTGGCATAAAGGGAATttggattttaaatattgtgtaaatagTTTAGGTCGTTGCGACTGGACGAGTGGAATCACAGCTATACAACCTGTTCCCAATAGCAAACATGTCATGTGTGCTTGGGTCGTCGGTCAGGAAGCCTTGGCGATGGAGGGTCTTTGTGACAGGGACATAGCTGAAGGTATAACTTCCTTGCTTCGGTATTCCACAGGGAATGCGTGTATACCGTATCCTTGTACAATATTGCGATCACATTGGACATCTGATCCATTTTTCTGTGGTGCTTACTCCTACGACTGTAATTGTTCTGATGGCACTGCACAACGTGCCTTGGCCTGTCCTTTGCCAGGTCCGGGCGAACCGGTACCACCCATCTTGTTGTTTGCTGGAGAAGCTACGGTTCCGGGACATTTTGCGACCGTGTCGGGGGCTCGACTTAGTGGTGTACGTGAAGCAGAGCGTATTCTCCAGTTGACATTGAGATTTAAAGGTCCGCCACTACCTGAAGgcaagaagaaaaagaaaaaaaagaaaaagaagaagaaagaagatgaatag